Within Deltaproteobacteria bacterium, the genomic segment ATTTCTAGCCGACATTTTGGGCAAGTTCGAGACTTTTTGGGCAAGCAAAAAGTTTCTTCTGCAACTCGCATTTTTTTCTTGCACTCACTCGGCGAAGAAGTACCGTAAGCCCGGCTCGATGTGGTTGCTACAAGCTGCAACGGCATTTGATGCTTCGTATGGAGGTGGCGGTGGCGATTGAAGGTGAAACGCTTCTGACGGTTGCCGATGTTGCAAAGCGACTCGGCATAGTCCCCGCAACGGTTCGACACATTGCGACGCAAGGAAAGTTGCCATCGCTTCGCACACTCTCGGGCGTGCGCATTTTCCTTCTGCGCGATGTCGAGCAGCTCGAAATCCAACGCGCGGCCGAGAGAAGGAAACCCGACTAGGTGGTTAAGACGACAAGGTGGCAATTCGCCTTGGAAGAGATGCGGGGCGGTGGGTGAGCGGTTGAAACCACCCGACTGTAAATCGGGCGCCGTGCTCAGAACACGGCCGTGGGTCCAAATCCCACCCGCCCCGCTCCCTATGGCCAGGCCGAACAGCTTGACGGCACTTCGGCGTGGCCCGGACGGACATGAAAGATATAGATCGCTGCGCACGTAAAATCTACCGGGAACGTTCGGCCTGTTTCGGCTTGTCCCAGCGCGGCGACTTGCAACGCGGGCACACAGTCGGCCGTTCCCGCGCTTCGGTTTCGGGGTTGAGTCTCGGTAGCCACTCCCACCCGCACCGACACCGGCACCCATCCAACTTGACCTCACCGATCGGCTTCGCGTCCTTCGCCATAGCTGCGGCCTCCCATTGGGGATTACTAATAACCGTTCCCAATGGTATTGACAAGCCCCCCTATTTGGTGTTACTATTGGTAGTAACAAATAGGAGTGAGCAGAATGGAAATGGACGGACGGCAACAACGGGGACTCGAAATCGCGGCAACGAAACAGATCACCAAGAAGGGCGCTATGTGGGTCGTGCCCTCGCAGTCCGACAAGGGCCGCTACGGTGTCACCATCGACGGCGATACCAAGCACTGTACCTGCCCCGATTTCGAGGAACGGCAGCAACCCTGCAAACACGTCTTTGCGGTCGAGTTCGTGATGCGGCGCGAAACGGTGACCGATGGTGACACCACCGTGATTACCGAGACCGCCGCCGTGCGCGTCACCTACGCGCAAAACTGGCCCGCCTACAACGCCGCGCAAGTCAGCGAGAAGGCGACCTTCGTCAAACTGCTGCGCGATCTGTGCGCGGGAATCCCCGAACCACCGCAGAGCATGGGGCGTCCGCGCTTGCCGCTGGCCGACATGATCTTTTCCGCTGGCTTCAAGGTCTACAGCACTGTGTCCGCACGCCGATTCATGACGGACCTGCGCGAAGCACACGCTGATGGATTGATTTCGCAGCTTCCCTGCTACAACTCGATTTTCAACTACCTCGAATCGGAGGAACTGACCCCGATCATCCGCGACATGGTGACACGCAGTGCGCTGCCGCTGCGCGCGGTCGAAACCGACTTCGCGATTGATTCGACTGGATTTACCAGCACGCAACTGATGGGCGTGTGGCGCGCGGAGAAGTACGGCGCAAAGGCGACACGACGCGAGCACGATTGGTTGAAGCTGCACGCCGTGTGCGGAGTGAACACCAACGTCATTGCGGCGGTGGAAGTGACGCCGCGCAATAGCCAAGACTCGCCGCAGTTTGCACCCCTGATCGAAGCGACCGCGCAGCACTTCAACGTTCAGCGCGTGCTCGGAGACAAGGCATATTCCAGCCGCGCGAATTTGGAACTGACCGAGAGCAAGGGCGCGGTTCCGTTCATCCCCTTCAAGTCCTACGCGGTCGGCACCACGAAGAACGAGACGTGGAACCGCCTGTATCACTACTACGCTTTGAACCGCGACGAATTTCTGAAGGCGTACCATAAGCGCAGCAACGTTGAATCGACCTTCTCCGCGATGAAGCGGAAGTTCGGGGACTTCGTGCGCAGCCGAACGCCAATCGCTCAGGTCAACGAACTGCTGTTGAAGGTGCTCGCTTACAATATCGTGTGTGTGGTTCATTCGATGCACGAGTTTGGAGTCAATCCGAGCTTTCCGGCATAGGTGCGACAATTGGAATTGGCCCGGCATATGGTGGTAAGCGATCCAAGCACTTCCTGCCGATCAGATGAAACCAGACCTCACCGCCATTACTGACATCAACGTCTTCGCAGTCCAAGTCTATAACTATCCCCTTGTGGTCCACCTCAAGTTGGAACCAGCACGTCTGAACGTCCCTTGTGCGAATCATCCAACCTGGATGGTATTTGTTTTCTTCCTTCTTGCTGTAGCCCGCGCGAACGCGACCTGCATCATCGCGCATTGGTCGCCAGACGAAATTATCGTCGGGGCTGACAGCATGACGGTTCGGCATCAAGGCACGGCGCGGACGCCGACCTTCGCGGCGTGCAAGATTCGGCCGATCGGAAGCAATGCATTTGCGGCAATCACTGGCCTGGATGGTAGTATATCCAGTGACAGCCCCTACATCGCCGCTGGTGAGGGTTGGATGGATGGAGATACAACGAGCGAGCGAATGTCGAACATCGAAGGCAACATGGTCACTTGGCTTCTCCCACACGCCAATACTCTGAGGATGAGCGATTCTTCCTACTGGAAATCGCACTGTGTCAATGGCAGCCCCTTTGAGACAGCGTTGATATTTGGTGTAATCGATGGCGCACTGACGATCATTCGGAGTGACTTCACGATTGTGCCCGATGGAACAGCTACCCCGCCGTTCACGATTCACGTTGATCGCGAGAGTTGCCCCCCGAAGTGCCCAGTTAGCGGGTTCATTCCGCTTGGCGACGAAGTGACGATCGATCTGTACGAGATGCGGCATCACTCGTGGACGGGTACTGAAACGGTTGAACAAATCATCACTGGATTGATCAAGGATCACGAGACCGCATTTCCCAACGACGTTGGCGGGGATACGGACATTTTGCACGTCATACAATCCGGCTACCACTGGACTGCTTTGAAGAAGGAGTGCGGCGATCCACACGCCCAACCCCGCAAAGTCACAACGCCTGACGCCAGTACCCCCGCGCCACCGTCTCCATATGTTCTGCAAGCCCCGTCGCGACGCTAACTGCGCTTGTTCTTTGGGCCGCAAAGTCCCTTTTTGGGCAAGGCTCCGCCTTGATGGGCAAGAAGCACTTTTGAGGCAAAGCCCCCTCTGGGAGAGGGTGATGGATGCTCACTCATCGACTTGCGCGATCCGCGTTCGCTTGACCCCGAGAACGGCACGCCTTAGACAGGTCCAGAGCGGTGGAGTTGGATCACATAGAGACACGGCGGGGCTAGATGGCGCGCACAGAGACGATCACGGTAGTGTTTACCGATCTCGTCGGCTCAACCGAGCTGGCGACCGCGCTTGGCCATGATGCGTACGAGACGCTCCGACAGGATCACTTCAGCGCGCTGCGCGCTGCGGTAGCGGCGCACAACGGAACGGAGGTGAAAACCACCGGGGACGGACTGATGGTGACCTTCGCCAGCGCGGCCGATGCGCTCTCCTGTGCCGTGGCGATGCAGCAAGCCGCCGACCTCCACGCCCGGCAATTGGCGGCGTTGCCGCTCGCCATGCGTGTCGGCGCGTCGTCGGGTGAAGCCAGTCGCGAGGACAGCGATTTCTACGGACCACCGGTCGTCGAGGCGGCACGATTGTGCGCGGCCGCCACCGCGGGACAGATCGTCGTCTCCGAAGTTGTTCGATTGATGGCGCGCGGGCGCGGTCACGCGTTCACCGCGCTGGGCGAGCTGACGCTCAAGGGCATCGAGGAGCCGGTGACCGCTCACCGCGTGTCATGGGAGCCGCTGCCACAGGCGTCCGCAGCCACATCGCCGATTCCGTTGCCGCCACTGCTGGCGGGCGGCGAGCAGTTTCAGTTCGCTGGCCGCGAGGCAGAATTGGCGGCGATGACCGCCACCTGGCAGCAGGTCGCCGCTGGTACGCACCGCGTGGTGTTCGTCGCCGGTGAGCCCGGCATCGGCAAGACGCGCTTGGCGGCCGAGACCGCGCGGCTCGCTCACCGCGATGGCGCCAGCGTGTTGTACGGCCGCTGCGACGAGGATATGGGCGTGCCGTTTCAGCCCTTCGTCGAAGCCCTCGCCGCCTTCATCGAACACACTCCGATCGAGCGCTTGCGCGCGCAACTCGGTCGTTACGCCGGCGAGTTGGTGCGGCTCGTGCCCACGCTTGCCAACAAGGTGACTGATCTACCTCCATCATTGCGCTCCGATCCTGACACCGAGCGCTATCGCTTGTTCGACGCCGTCGCCGCGTGGTTGACGACGGCAGCAACGGAACGCCCAATGGTGTTGGTGCTCGACGACTTACACTGGGCGGCCAAGCCCACACTGTTGCTGTTGCGACACATCGCACGCGCCGGAGAGTCGGGACGTTTGCTGATCGTCGGAACCCATCGCGATACCGACATCGACCGCGATCATCCGCTCACTGCCGTTCTTGCCGACCTGCGCCGCGCCGATGGCGTCGAGCGGCTCACGCTCGCGGGGCTCGATGAAGCCGGGGTTGCCGCCTTCTTGGAGCGCGCGGCGGGGCACTCGCTCGAGACGATGGGGCACGGCCTCGCCCACGCGGTTTACGAAGAAACCGAGGGTAACCCGTTCTTCGTCGGCGAAGTGCTGCGCCACTTGGTGGAGTCGGGCGCGCTGGTGCGGCGCGACGAGCGTTGGGCGAACGCGCGCCCGCTGGCGGAGTTCGGGATTCCGGACAGCGTGCGCGAGGTGATTGGCCGGCGCTTGGATCGCTTGCCCGGCGCGGCGACCGAGATTCTGACATTGGCCGCGGTGATCGGGCGCGATTTCGATCTCGCGGTGCTGGCGACCCTCGGCGACTACGATGAGGAGCGGCTGCTCGCCGCGCTCGAGTCGGCGGTGGCGGCGCGGCTGGTCGAGGAAACCGGCGTCGATGGCTATCGCTTCGCGCACGCGTTGGTGCGCGCGACGCTGTACGAATCCCTCGGCGAGACGCGTCGGGCGCGCCTGCACCGGCGCGTGGCCGACGCCGTCCTCGCGCGCCGTCCCGATGATGTGACCGCGTTGGCCAATCACTACAGCCAAGCCGCGGTCCGTGGCGACGCCAGCCAGGCGGTGCGCTATTGCACGCAGGCTGGCGATCACGCACTGAGCAAATTGGCCTACGATCAAGCGGCGATCTACTACCATCGCGCGCTCGACTTGCTCGGCAACGCGACGCCGGGGGATCGCCGCGAGTTGCTCGTCCGACTGGGTGGCGCGCAGCGCGACGCGGGTGACGGCGCCTATCGCAGCACCCTACTCGACGCCGCGCGCGCCGCCGCCGCCGCCGGCGATGCCGATCGTCTGGTTCGGGCGGTGCTCGCCAACACCCGCGGTTACCCGGTGGCCGGCCGCGTCGATGCCGAACGAGTGGAGATGCTCGAAGTCGCGCTGACGGCGCTCGGCCCGGCGGATAGCGCGGCGCGCGCGCGCGTGCTCGGCACACTGGTGTGCGAGTTGGCGTACTCAAACCAGTCGGCGCGCATTCGCGCGCTCGATCGCGAGGCGATCGAGCTGGCGCGTCGCCTCGGCGATCCAACCACGCTGGCGTTCATCTTCCGCACCCGCTTCGTCGCCATTTGGACACCCGATGCGCACGCCGAACGCCTCGATGCGACCAACGAGTATGTTCACCTCGCCGAGCAGCTCGGCGATCCCATCGATCGCTGGTATGCCTACTCGCACCGCTTCCACACCATGCTGACCGCCGGGGACATCGACGAGGCCGATCGCTGGTTGCGCACTCTGGAAAACCTAGATGACGATCTCTGCCAGCCGACGCAGCGTTGGGTGCTGACCCGCGACAAGTCGATGCGCGCGTTGCTGGCCGGGCAGACGGCCGAAGCCGAGCGGCTGTTCACCGAGTCGTTCGAGATCGGTCAAGCGACGGGACAACCCGACGCGCTGGCGATGTACGTCTCGCAGCTCTGGCCGACGCGGGGCGTGCAGGGTCGCGTGGCCGAGATGGAGTCGATGCTCGATCAGGTTCGCGACCGGCCGGACATGCCGCGCCAGTTCTTCGCCATGGTGTCGTACTACTATTGTGCGCTGGGTCGCACCGACGACGCCGCGCGTTTGCTGGCGAACGCGGTGGCCAACGACTTCGCCGATCATCCCTACGTGTTGACGTGGATGACCGAGATGACCTCGTGGGCGCGCGTGGCGGCGAAGGTCCACCACACCGACGCGGCGGCGGTCCTCTACGATCGGCTCGCGCCCTGGCACGACCAAGTCGAGTCGAACGGCACCACCAGCCACGGCTGCGTGGCGCTCTATCTCGGTGAGCTCGCCACCACGCTGGGTCGCTACGATGCCGCCGAATCGCACTTCGTCGAGGCGTTCGCGGTCCACGAGCACATCCGCGCCCCATACTGGCTCGCGCAGACCGAACTCGACTGGGCCGCGATGCTGCTGCAAAGACAGCAATCAGGCGATGCGGCGCGCGCGCGCCCGTTGATCGAGCGTGCGCTGGTCGCCGCGCGCACGTATGGGTTCGGCGGCGTCGAGCGGGACGCGCTGCAACTCCAGGCACGTGCGGAGAGTGCGCCAACCGCGCTCGGGGCGAGTGCCTAGTGCCGAGCATCGGAGACATCCGCGCCGCGGGCAAGAATGAACGGCGGGGCAGCGAAGGTTCTCTCTCCTGGGGGCGGCTTTGCACAAGAAGGCCCTCGATACGATCATTTCGCGATCTACTCGGGCAAACGGGCATTGGGCTCTCCAAGAGAGCACCGCTTCCCCGAGTAGCCGCACTGAGTGGAAGCCGCAGGCTTCGTATCGAAGGGCGGCGTATCGAGGGGCGGCGAACGTCTTGTGCAAAGCCCACAATGATCGCTGCGTTGGCGCTCGTGTTGAGCGTGACCGGCTGCGCGGCCCTCCCCAAGTACCAACGCGTCGACATCGTCCACCTCGATCAAGGCTGGAGTGGGACGCAGCGGCAAGCGTACTACCAGACTCCGCAAGGCACCGAGTTGTTCGGCATGCGTTACCGATGGCTGCTCGCGCTCGAACGGCCGGTTGGGACGGAGCACCTCGCCGCGCCGGAACATCTCGCGCGCTTTCGCTTCTTGACCAACGACGCTGCCGCCAATCCTGACCAACTCCCCGTCGGCTTCGCCAAGCACTTCAATCCGCAAACTGGCGAAGAGATGTTGGACGTCACCTGCGCGGCCTGCCACACCGCACAACTGAATTACCAAGGCCGCGGTATCCGCATCGACGGCGGGCCGGCACCGCACGACTTCTTCAAGTTCTTTACTGAAGTGGTCGAGAGTGAGGTCGTCACCTACTACTGGCCGCCGAAGTTCAACCGCTTCGCTCGCAAGGTCCTCGGCGTGCGATACCCAGAAGGCAAGGAACATCTGCGCCGCGAGTTCTGGAAGATGCTGTCGGGGTTTCTGTCGGAGGGATTCACCGAGTGGTACCATCACCTCTATCCGACTGCGG encodes:
- a CDS encoding AAA family ATPase, which codes for MARTETITVVFTDLVGSTELATALGHDAYETLRQDHFSALRAAVAAHNGTEVKTTGDGLMVTFASAADALSCAVAMQQAADLHARQLAALPLAMRVGASSGEASREDSDFYGPPVVEAARLCAAATAGQIVVSEVVRLMARGRGHAFTALGELTLKGIEEPVTAHRVSWEPLPQASAATSPIPLPPLLAGGEQFQFAGREAELAAMTATWQQVAAGTHRVVFVAGEPGIGKTRLAAETARLAHRDGASVLYGRCDEDMGVPFQPFVEALAAFIEHTPIERLRAQLGRYAGELVRLVPTLANKVTDLPPSLRSDPDTERYRLFDAVAAWLTTAATERPMVLVLDDLHWAAKPTLLLLRHIARAGESGRLLIVGTHRDTDIDRDHPLTAVLADLRRADGVERLTLAGLDEAGVAAFLERAAGHSLETMGHGLAHAVYEETEGNPFFVGEVLRHLVESGALVRRDERWANARPLAEFGIPDSVREVIGRRLDRLPGAATEILTLAAVIGRDFDLAVLATLGDYDEERLLAALESAVAARLVEETGVDGYRFAHALVRATLYESLGETRRARLHRRVADAVLARRPDDVTALANHYSQAAVRGDASQAVRYCTQAGDHALSKLAYDQAAIYYHRALDLLGNATPGDRRELLVRLGGAQRDAGDGAYRSTLLDAARAAAAAGDADRLVRAVLANTRGYPVAGRVDAERVEMLEVALTALGPADSAARARVLGTLVCELAYSNQSARIRALDREAIELARRLGDPTTLAFIFRTRFVAIWTPDAHAERLDATNEYVHLAEQLGDPIDRWYAYSHRFHTMLTAGDIDEADRWLRTLENLDDDLCQPTQRWVLTRDKSMRALLAGQTAEAERLFTESFEIGQATGQPDALAMYVSQLWPTRGVQGRVAEMESMLDQVRDRPDMPRQFFAMVSYYYCALGRTDDAARLLANAVANDFADHPYVLTWMTEMTSWARVAAKVHHTDAAAVLYDRLAPWHDQVESNGTTSHGCVALYLGELATTLGRYDAAESHFVEAFAVHEHIRAPYWLAQTELDWAAMLLQRQQSGDAARARPLIERALVAARTYGFGGVERDALQLQARAESAPTALGASA
- a CDS encoding helix-turn-helix domain-containing protein; amino-acid sequence: MEVAVAIEGETLLTVADVAKRLGIVPATVRHIATQGKLPSLRTLSGVRIFLLRDVEQLEIQRAAERRKPD
- a CDS encoding transposase → MEMDGRQQRGLEIAATKQITKKGAMWVVPSQSDKGRYGVTIDGDTKHCTCPDFEERQQPCKHVFAVEFVMRRETVTDGDTTVITETAAVRVTYAQNWPAYNAAQVSEKATFVKLLRDLCAGIPEPPQSMGRPRLPLADMIFSAGFKVYSTVSARRFMTDLREAHADGLISQLPCYNSIFNYLESEELTPIIRDMVTRSALPLRAVETDFAIDSTGFTSTQLMGVWRAEKYGAKATRREHDWLKLHAVCGVNTNVIAAVEVTPRNSQDSPQFAPLIEATAQHFNVQRVLGDKAYSSRANLELTESKGAVPFIPFKSYAVGTTKNETWNRLYHYYALNRDEFLKAYHKRSNVESTFSAMKRKFGDFVRSRTPIAQVNELLLKVLAYNIVCVVHSMHEFGVNPSFPA